The DNA segment AAGGTCAGGGACAAAACCAACGTCAAAATAGACAAATACTACAAGGTCAAGGACAGAACCAAAGTCAAAATAGACAAATACAACAAGGACAAATCCCAAGGCAAAGTATACAGCAAGGATTCTACCAGCACGATTCTAGACGTGGAAGAGGGCGTTTACAGGGAGGAGTTAGGAAtaacattaataataatatacagAATTTATCCAAGAAAAAGACAGAAGCTTTGAAAGCACTTAAAAAAGCAAGACAAACACTTCAGAAAATTAATCAGCAACAAAACCAAAGACAGCCGATTGTTGGATTTAAACGGAAAAACAGTGTAACTACATCTATGGCATCTCTGGTATGTATCAATGCATAGGATAGTTATTATTAGTAAATGTTATACATATGTCAGTAAAGGTTCATTCTAAATTAAATGTTCTGTTTATGAAACATTGCACTCCTTTCATACAAAATtagttatataaaacaaattattacttaatctaaattattatattttatttgcagaATGAGCAGcctccaattaaaaaaagaagaaggtaTGTAATACATGTCTTCTATGGTTAATACACAATCAAAATGTCTTCTATGTTTAGAACActaacatcatgaacatgtctagtatataaaaaagaagatgttgtatgattgccaatgagacaactgtctacaagagaccaaaatgacacagacaataacaactataggtcactgtacggctaTTGTTATGGTTAGTACACCAACACAGAGTTTCAGCTAGGATTTTGAGGGCTTTAGTCACTTTTGCGTGTGAtaaaaatcagccttattttttataatagcaAGGGGTCTAGGATGTTTATATAACTAGCTATACATATATGTCTAAGTCCTTCAAGGACTAGTCTAGGATCTTGAAGACTTTAGGATTGCTAATGTAGGCAGTTGTTGGCAATATTGAATGAATTGACTGATGTGATGCTAAGTTATGAAGATAAGAACAGGGATCTGGTAATATAGTTCACAGCTTCACTTCAGTTATTTTCAGGGCACACCCCTGATCAACAAAAGTTGGGTGCCTCTATTTCTTAAACCACTGCACAAATGAACTTGTAATATAACGACTTTTTCACTTCACAATCATTTATATCCTTGAAAATACGTTTAAATATCTATttggaatcaatttctttaatattggaTAGAAGGATCTGCATCTATACTTAATGGGAGGATTCTAATCATGAATGACTGTAGACTGTAGATCACGTTTACTTTCgatttttaattgacaattgaataataatttcagaataaaCCGGATTCCTCTACCAACTTTTACGCATGCACAATACATAGATCAGGAAACAACTGTTTGCAAGTGAAAATATTTACGTTTTGAATAAAGTCGAAGTTGtcgaaagtttttgatgaatatttatttaaaatatgacgaaaatatgttaaaatgacGAAAGTACGACAAGCAAACTGCAAATTATGATCGTAAaggaaatattgaaattaaaataaagttgaaatgtcCGGGAAGattatcaattttgttcaaatgacTAAAATACGACAGAATTGTGAGAAATGcatgataaaaatgaaatgctGACTGACTGATTTAATTTAAACAGATTATTATGATGGTCATTTATGaggttttataataataattaagggATTAGTGACCCATCTGATTGGCGATAGGCGGATTACTTATCATCACAACTTTTAACACTTTTGGTAAACGTTAATTACCTGAGGGTCATAAACTTGTCAGAAACATAAAGACAGGTAGAATTCAAGTAATttgatgtgtaaatatttttacactttccaaatttatgtgacgaaattgatatgaaatattttcgtcatttcgaaaaatctttttgtaaaatacgAAAGTGACGAGAGCTAGCAAAATCACTGCAAACATAATGGTTAATACTTAAACATAATGTCTCCTATAGTTAATATACTAACATAATGTCTTGTATGGTTAATACATAAGCATAATGGTtaataatacacaaacataatgttttctatGGTTAGTTTATGTGTAACTGCCTTGTAAAACGTATAAGATACAAATATCTTGCATGCATCTTAACTTATTTCTTACCTATACAGATGGAGGAAGGCAGCTGAAGTGGATGTGGATGATGGAATACTAACAGTCAATGTGGACAATACAACAGTGGAACGGTAATTAAAGTCTTATATCACTCAGGGTTATATTCAGTTCTTAAGGGGtaattattatattgataagAAAACACTTGAACAGTTTTGATACAaccgcaaaaattaaaataattttgatcttatattggtatcacgtcgtTGTTGGAAGACGGATGATTTCCTGataataacttaagtataagtaaatagaaatcaatgaaattttatcacaaggtttataaccactaaaggtaggttgggattgattttgggggttttggtcccaacagttaaggaattaggggccaaaaaggggcacaaataagcattttcctggtttttgcacaataacttgagtataagtaaatagaaatctctgaaatttaaacacaaggtttatgtgACCACCAAAGCTATACTATTTAAtcaatttgacatttaaagATGCCAAAGCTATACTATGTAATCAATTTATGaaattgtgaatggaaatggggaatttgtcaaagagacaacaacccaaccaaagagcagacagcattagaaggtcaccaacatgtcttcaatgcagcagaaattcctgcacccggaggcgtccttcagctggccaaTCTTGATTATTTAAAGACACCATAGCTGTACTATGTAATCATTTTTACAGGGGTCCTCGGGGTCCTCGACGGGGAGGCAGAAGACTTAACAGACAGGACAATCTCAGGAAACAAATACAGGTAAGATAAAGGTAGTATGAAGACTTAACAGACAGGACAATCTCAGGAAACAAATACAGGTAAGATAAAAGTAGTATGAAGACTTAACAGACAGGACAATATCAGGAAACAAATACAGGTAAGATAAAAGTAGTATGAAGACTAAACAGACAGGACAATCTCAGGAAACAAATACAGGTAAGATAAAAGTAGTATGAAGACTTAACAGACAGGACAATCTCAGGAAACAAATACAGGTAAGATAAAAGTAGTATGAAGACTTAACAGACAGGACAATCTCAGGAAACAAATACAGGTAAGATAAAAGTAGTATGAAGACTAAACAGACAGGACAATATCAGGAAACAAATACAGGTAAGATAAAAGTATTATGAAGACTTAACAGACAGGACAATCTCAGGAAACAAATACAGGTAAGATAAAAGTAGTATGAAGACTTAACAGACAGGACAATCTCAGGAAACAAATACAGGTAAGATAAAAGTAGTATGAAGACTTAACAGACAGGACAATCTCAGGAAACAAATACAGGTAAGATAAAAGTAGTATGAAGACTAAACAGACAGGACAATATCAGGAAACAAATACAGGTAAGATAAAAGTAGTATGAAGACTTAACAGACAGGACAATATCAGGAAACAAATACAGGTAAGATAAAAGTAGTATGAAGACTTAACAGACAGGACAATATCAGGAAACAAATACAGGTAAGATAAAAGTAGTATGAAGACTTAACAGACAGGACAATCTCAGGAAACAAATACAGGTAAGATAAAAGTAGTATGAAGACTTAACAGACAGGACAATCTCAGGAAACAAATACAGGTAAGATAAAAGTAGTATGAAGACTAAACAGACAGGACAATCTCAGGAAACAAATACAGGTAAGATAAAAGTAGTATGAAAACTAAACAGACAGGACAATCTCAGGAAACAAATACAGGTAAGATAAAAGTAGTATGAAGACTTAACAGACAGGACAATATCAGGAAACAAATACAGGTAAGATAAAAGTAGTATGAAGACTTAACAGACAGGACAATCTCAGGAAACAAATACAGGTAAGATAAAAGTAGTATGAAGACTAAACAGACAGGACAATATCAGGAAACAAATACAGGTAAGATAAAAGTAGTATGAAGACTTAACAGACAGGACAATCTCAGGAAACAAATACAGGTAAGATAAAAGTAGTATGAAGACTAAACAGACAGGACAATCTCAGGAAACAAATACAGGTAAGATAAAAGTAGTATGAAGACTTAACAGACAGGACAATCTCAGGAAACAAATACAGGTAAGATAAAAGTAGTATGAAGACTTAACAGACAGGACAATCTCAGGAAACAAATACAGGTAAGATAAAGGTAGTATGAAGACTTAACAGACAGGACAATCTCAGGAAACAAATACAGGTAAGATAAAAGTAGTATGAAGACTTAACAGACAGGACAATCTCAGGAAACAAATACAGGTAAGATAAAAGTAGTATGAAGACTTAACAGACAGGACAATCTCAGGAAACAAATACAGGTAAGATAAAAGTAGTATGAAGACTTAACAGACAGGACAATCTCAGGAAACAAATACTGGTAAGATAAAGGTAGTATGAAGACTTAACAGACAGGACAATCTCAGGAAACAAATACAGGTAAGATAAAAGTAGTATGAAGACTTAACAGACAGGACAATCTCAGGAAACAAATACAGGTAAGATAAAAGTAGTATGAAGACTTAACAGACAGGACAATATCAGGAAACAAATACTGGTAAGATAAAAGTAGTATGAAGACTTAACAGACAGGACAATATCAGGAAACAAATACAGGTAAGATAAAAGTAGTATGAAGACTAAACAGACAGGACAATCTCAGGAAACAAATACAGGTAAGATAAAAGTAGTATGAAGACTAAACAGACAGGACAATCTCAGGAAACAAATACAGGTAAGATAAAAGTAGTATGAAGACTTAACAGACAGGACAATCTCAGGAAACAAATACAGGTAAGATAAAAGTAGTATGAAGACTTAACAGACAGGACAATATCAGGAAACAAATACAGGTAAGATAAAAGTAGTATGAAGACTTAACAGACAGGACAATATCAGGAAACAAATACAGGTAAGATAAAAGTAGTATGAAGACTTAACAGACAGGACAATATCAGGAAACAAATACAGGTAAGATAAAAGTAGTATGAAGACAAAACAAGGACAATCTCAGGAAACAAATACAGGTAAGATAAAAGTAGTATTTCAAGTATCATATATCCCTGTTCTAAATTTTATTCTGCTTCTCCtgttaataaaagaaaagagtttgaaaatatcaaagGGATATGTTATGCCAAACTATGTTACACATGTTCAGTTCTTTTATAGTGATACCACCTGTTTGTAGATAACTTATTAGAGAATATccatccatattttttttttaaagatatggGATATCCATCAATGTTTTCATATGGGATATAATCCATCCATGTTTTGAAAGGATATGAGACAGGCTATTAGCTCaataatactgtggattcatgcTCATTGTTattcaatttcatggttttgctgAAATCTGCATACAAGAATATAGaacatttgatttcatggtttacCTGTTCCcacaaaatccatgaaaattaataaccaacgaataataatgaatccacagtatgtagctttgttttgtgtgtatttCAGTCTGGATGCCTTCTCATTGTCGACTGTCCAGTGACCTCCCGAAGACCACCTATGCCCATATAagcaatataaacataaatatagatataaatagaaaaagaaatctTGCTATTGGATTCTTCTAggtctatttaattttatttatagattacaaatatatgttaatcaTCATTTTTACCTGAATAAGAGGATCGAATCATTTATCTTcattcactttcaatgttgacattctgatcctttaaataatcaaacacgCACACAATTCATGCGTTAACCATCTCTAGCTAAGGGGTTCAATTGAAATTTACATGAATACAGATTCAATGAggtcaaattatttactttgcAAGTAAATAGTTCATGATCAATGTTTATTAGCTGATTTTGGAGTATTCACTAGAAAAGTAAAATCTATAGAAATCTCTCAATGTgacatcagaaaaaaattaaattagcAATTGAGCTATGTAACAGGCGtgtattcattaaaaaatgaatagtaAGAATGGACTACtgtcaaattgttttaaatactaaaaatatcaattatttgatttttgagGATGCGAATTTAAGCaaattacagaatcatggatcCTTATAAGGTCtgttcaaacccatttttcTATGGTTTAATATggaattaaaatcaaatttgtgGAACTTTATAGTGAATAAGGATACAttgacaaaataaacacagaagGGAAAGATTTGCTTTGATCATaactagtgttgtcaaatcgtacactttttactcggataatcgttcgaccgattaaccggttaaccggtagtttaAGTTGTCCTTTTAAAGCCTTATTAATAGTACCCTACATGTACAAATAGTTATAAGATGTGTCAATTTGACAAACTTTCATCGAATTCATAATATTACGATTACAGAATTGAAGTTTGTCCTTTGGCATTATAAGGAGGATTCCTGGcgaagtttgacttttaataaacaaatacaccgtatcaactatagcatttgtaccaacttcagattgaaaaataaaataaaaaaaaagtcttgatCTCGTATAATTGAATTTGTCTGAAACcgatcatttttaattttctcttgTTGTCTTACAAAAATAATGGGgagtgtttcaatttgaaatgattaataataaaaaaagaagatatcgTATGATTGaaacaattctccacaagagaccaaaataacacagaaattaataactataggtcaccatacgaccTGTTTCTATACTTTGTTTGCCTGTTTCTTTAAGCATGTTTAACTTGTACTATCACGTATACCTTGAGTACATTCACATtggtttgcatttcacaattttcagGCAGCATTTCGTTTAAAGTAAGACTAAACCTTGCACTATGGGGGTTGCACATTTAAATGTTGGTTTACACATTATTAGATCAAAAACGAAATAATGAActaattagtaaaatttaatcgcatctctgatttaaagttattgttaaaaaatcatgtttaccaatcatgtttctttAAGGTGCTGCCCCGAGCTCTAATTACTTTTATGTATTTAGGATCAACAATAGCAATCAAAATACtggacaatttttaaataaaacataactatttaatgatttccatacaaatttatatcaaatctatacaaattgaaaaaaagtccggttaaccggttaacgtttttggtattcggtattcggtcgttcgaccggttaaccggttaaccggttaactgTTGACAACACTAATCATAACCTGTCAAAATATGTGTAAATCCTGTATCATCATGTGATAGTGAGTAGAGATTTATGTttgaatgtttatattttaggcTTTAAAACCATCAGAACATATATCATACAACATGGATAAAGAGCTGTTCTCACAACCTTCAGTAAGTACTGTTAAACACCATTAGAACATGGGCATAAAAACCATCAGAACATGTAACATACACCATGGAAAAAGTCTTACCTAAAACTTTCTTCCCTTCAACCTTCAGTAAGACTAAGTCGGCATAAAAACCATCAGAACATGTAACATACACCATGAAAAAAGTCTTCCCTAAAACTTTCTTCCCTTCAACCTTCAGTAAGACTAAGTCGGCATAAAAACCATCAGAACATGTAACATACACCCTGTAAACAGTCGTCCTCTCAACTGTCAGTAAGTCGGCATAAAGACCACCAGATCATGTAACATACACCCTGTAAACAGTCGTCCTCTCAACTGTCAGTAAGTCGACATAAAGACCACCATATCATGTAACATACACCCTGTAAACAGTCATCCTCTCAACTGTCAGTAAGTCGACATAAAGACCACCATATCATGTAACATACACCCTGTAAACAGTCATCCTCTCAACTGTCAGTAAGTCGACATAAAAACCATCAGAACATGTGACATACACCCTGTAAACAGTCGTCCTCTCAACTGTCAGTAAGTCGACATAAAGACCACCATATCATGTAACATACACCCTGTAAACAGTCATCCTCTCAACTGT comes from the Mytilus trossulus isolate FHL-02 chromosome 3, PNRI_Mtr1.1.1.hap1, whole genome shotgun sequence genome and includes:
- the LOC134712896 gene encoding neurogenic protein mastermind-like isoform X2 is translated as MATADEKVDMSLDDIIKLSSHSRRGGRGGRNQGRGGRGGRGGRGGNRQDDGLRGTRYGGVQKGGRGQRNLRGLKRNMGAKAFQRQLSGVSPLNRQKKSGQQQNQQQNRQGQGQQRYYSQNSWQQQNRKGQNRQAVPNQSPRQNRIGLQNRQRQQGQGQNQRQNRQILQGQGQNQSQNRQIQQGQIPRQSIQQGFYQHDSRRGRGRLQGGVRNNINNNIQNLSKKKTEALKALKKARQTLQKINQQQNQRQPIVGFKRKNSVTTSMASLNEQPPIKKRRRWRKAAEVDVDDGILTVNVDNTTVERGPRGPRRGGRRLNRQDNLRKQIQALKPSEHISYNMDKELFSQPSTSLSLSDRF
- the LOC134712896 gene encoding neurogenic protein mastermind-like isoform X1, which translates into the protein MATADEKVDMSLDDIIKLSSHSRRGGRGGRNQGRGGRGGRGGRGGNRQDDGLRGTRYGGVQKGGRGQRNLRGLKRNMGAKAFQRQLSGVSPLNRQKKSGQQQNQQQNRQGQGQQRYYSQNSWQQQNRKGQNRQAVPNQSPRQNRIGLQNRQRQQGQGQNQRQNRQILQGQGQNQSQNRQIQQGQIPRQSIQQGFYQHDSRRGRGRLQGGVRNNINNNIQNLSKKKTEALKALKKARQTLQKINQQQNQRQPIVGFKRKNSVTTSMASLNEQPPIKKRRRWRKAAEVDVDDGILTVNVDNTTVERGPRGPRRGGRRLNRQDNLRKQIQALKPSEHISYNMDKELFSQPSTSLSLSDRFKQEGRKVFF